One window of the Zea mays cultivar B73 chromosome 3, Zm-B73-REFERENCE-NAM-5.0, whole genome shotgun sequence genome contains the following:
- the LOC100272797 gene encoding Nuclear pore complex protein NUP1-like, with protein MESQRYNYGSGAGTGGKIRRYPPSRAVAASPYARPATAPTHAPGTATAAVSHEGGWLSRIIAAGTSRFLPSLFSFSTSQPQQAAPAPSPTRDQLPVVEPPSPLPPPLVDDRPECEENGGVAANNLCTENPQSCTKEEEENMLRNSDDHGGTALEELLKQRTFTRSEFEYLANLLWSKTIGANSLKLEDGNVRKMIVYDKENASEYSNLPLNFSTTTFSADDQVATPAEIAKAYMGLKSSKGSPLRLRLHDPSSMPITSMEVSMSQKAKPPTIPLAQGSRLHTSKTSDCLESNYTTPNGVICKMSSSPYFKSGVSSKELFGSVSSHYQTSNSVHTFGRQVLKRKSTVSNEFVSAGPIRRIHQRYNRTSPLLETQLGYRRYPVGYGSKLEGSEQLARTQKRRCLDKVGDASLGSVEDKTNVNYPGQVPEKSAEMATKILKQLDTLVPSQKENTSETKQKHESAIYFEEDVSRQKKVQAERDLLEPSPSEVPDGIASNKSISQITLNKEKPPAFSSRGNAPNLVLSDEIGRSKMSTPGNGFTFPAPTVNNAYSQGPPTPTLTSPILTVEKQPSVFCSASVTSAQSDPRISKSVLGGPVTQKLESKLNGDNQRVPSKNSGQVASFTSNPVFKVDGPGHASNSVLSAVQSYNTSTGSVSFQSAGSSTISTNLTSNITQSCSTGGSFTFSNTRFGSLSATSNMFAAKSLALSCTASPGASLGFPPVHTASSPAAHRKSEAANSSISFSSMQQFGIAGSSTVQDKSKAVDSSTPFGFPQKFDTVSSASEDMSKADSPEPTFFSGNHNVQSENCSSLFTQSPGNNLSSKSSENLNSGSSHSFADSPVGSATMCSSPSNSNSLFSWAAGSGARTAPPSSPATSSSFAFSSSPAFSAQPVFASKLTTPASLSYGSPNTGPATSPFSSMPSAVFSFTSATPSIPNPSPTTPIFGDPTVQMNGGNIVIDRNGSPSPATSPFGLPSSSPSTPTFSTPATQFASSTSGSPGVFEIGKYSQASSGGFSMGPSGGNDKSNRRIVRVKRRK; from the exons ATGGAGTCCCAGCGATACAACTACGGCAGCGGCGCCGGCACCGGCGGCAAAATCCGCCGCTACCCTCCCTCTCGCGCCGTGGCTGCGTCACCATATGCTCGACCGGCCACCGCCCCGACCCACGCTCCTGGAACCGCCACGGCGGCGGTTTCGCATGAGGGCGGGTGGCTGTCCCGGATCATAGCCGCCGGCACCTCGCGATTCCTTCCCTCCTTGTTCAGCTTCAGCACGTCTCAACCTCAGCAAGCCGCGCCGGCCCCGTCGCCAACGCGCGACCAGCTGCCAGTCGTCGAGCCGCCTTCGCCGCTTCCCCCACCTTTAG TGGATGATCGTCCAGAATGTGAAGAAAACGGTGGAGTGGCTGCCAAT AATTTGTGTACTGAAAATCCTCAAAGTTGTACCAAGGAAGAGGAAGAAAACATGCTAAGAAATTCTGATGACCATGGTGGAACGGCTCTTGAAGAATTATTGAAGCAGAGAACTTTCACGAG GAGTGAGTTTGAATATTTGGCCAATTTGTTATGGTCTAAAACTATTGGAGCAAATTCACTGAAGCTAGAAGATGGTAACGTCAGGAAAATGATTGTTTATGACAAAGAAAATGCCTCGGAATACTCCAACTTACCTCTTAATTTTTCCACTACAACATTCAGCGCTGAT GATCAAGTTGCCACGCCTGCAGAAATTGCAAAAGCTTATATGGGTTTAAAATCTTCCAAGGGTTCCCCTCTACGCCTTAGATTGCACGATCCCTCCTCTATGCCTATCACATCTATGGAAGTTAGTATGTCACAAAAAGCTAAGCCTCCCACAATCCCACTTGCCCAAGGCTCAAGATTGCATACTTCCAAAACTTCTGATTGTCTTGAAAGCAACTACACAACACCGAATGGAGTAATCTGCAAAATGTCATCATCTCCTTATTTCAAG AGTGGTGTGTCTTCAAAGGAGCTATTTGGTTCTGTATCTTCACATTACCAGACCTCAAATAGTGTTCATACTTTTGGCAGACAG GTTTTGAAGAGGAAGAGTACTGTCAGCAATGAGTTTGTATCTGCTGGTCCGATACGCAGAATTCATCAAAGATACAACAGAACATCACCACTGTTGGAAACACAGCTGGGTTATCGTAGATACCCTGTGGGCTATGGAAGCAAACTCGAAGGTTCTGAGCAATTGGCACGGACTCAAAAACGCCGGTGTCTGGATAAAGTTGGTGATGCCAGTCTCGGTAGCGTAGAGGACAAAACTAATGTGAACTATCCTGGTCAGGTGCCAGAGAAGTCAGCTGAGATGGCAACTAAGATACTGAAGCAGCTTGACACATTAGTACCTTCACAGAAGGAAAACACATCAGAAACAAAGCAGAAACATGAGAGTGCCATATATTTCGAGGAAGATGTTTCTCGACAAAAGAAAGTACAAGCAGAGAGAGATCTTTTGGAACCTTCTCCATCAGAAGTACCTGATGGTATTGCATCGAACAAATCAATCtcacaaattaccttgaacaaggAAAAGCCTCCAGCCTTTTCTTCCAGAGGTAATGCTCCCAATCTGGTATTATCTGATGAAATTGGACGAAGCAAAATGTCCACTCCAGGAAATGGCTTCACCTTCCCTGCCCCGACTGTCAACAATGCCTACTCACAGGGCCCTCCAACACCTACATTGACATCTCCTATACTAACAGTTGAAAAGCAGCCTTCAGTATTCTGCAGTGCTTCAGTCACTTCTGCACAAAGTGACCCTAG GATTTCAAAATCAGTTTTGGGAGGACCAGTTACACAGAAATTAGAAAGCAAGTTAAATGGAGATAATCAACGAGTGCCTTCCAAGAATTCTGGACAAGTTGCATCTTTCACAAGTAATCCTGTATTTAAGGTTGATGGCCCTGGGCATGCGTCAAACTCTGTTCTCTCAGCTGTACAATCTTATAATACATCAACTGGCTCAGTTTCATTTCAAAGTGCTGGCTCTTCTACCATCTCCACTAACTTAACTTCAAACATTACACAGAGCTGTTCAACTGGAGGCAGTTTCACTTTCTCCAATACTCGTTTTGGTAGTTTATCGGCAACCTCAAATATGTTTGCAGCAAAATCTTTAGCGTTGTCTTGTACAGCAAGCCCCGGTGCTTCTTTGGGTTTCCCTCCAGTTCATACTGCAAGTTCTCCAGCTGCTCACCGCAAATCTGAAGCAGCAAATAGCAGTATCAGTTTTAGTTCCATGCAGCAGTTTGGCATTGCAGGTTCTTCCACAGTGCAGGACAAATCCAAGGCAGTAGACAGCAGTACCCCTTTTGGCTTTCCCCAGAAGTTTGACACCGTGAGTTCCGCTTCAGAGGATATGTCCAAGGCAGACTCTCCTGAGCCGACATTTTTTTCTGGGAATCATAATGTGCAATCAGAAAATTGCAGTTCCCTGTTCACACAGAGTCCAGGAAATAATTTGAgttccaaatcttcagaaaatttGAACTCTGGAAGCTCGCATAGTTTTGCAGATTCACCAGTTGGTTCAGCAACAATGTGCTCTAGCCCTTCGAATTCAAACTCTCTGTTTTCTTGGGCTGCTGGCTCAGGTGCAAGAACTGCTCCACCATCTTCCCCTGCTACAAGCTCATCTTTTGCTTTTAGTTCCAGTCCAGCATTTTCAGCACAACCAGTATTCGCCAGCAAATTGACTACACCTGCTTCACTTTCATATGGCTCACCAAATACTGGCCCTGCTACATCACCATTCAGCTCAATGCCAAGCGCTGTATTTTCATTCACGTCAGCTACTCCTTCAATACCAAATCCATCACCCACAACACCAATATTTGGTGACCCTACTGTACAGATGAATGGAGGGAACATAGTTATTGACAGGAATGGGTCCCCTTCCCCTGCAACTTCGCCATTTGGCTTGCCAAGCAGCTCTCCATCGACTCCAACTTTCAGTACGCCTGCAACTCAGTTTGCTTCTAGTACATCAGGCTCACCTGGAGTTTTTGAAATTGGCAAGTATAGTCAAGCTTCTTCAGGTGGGTTCTCAATGGGCCCTAGTGGTGGCAACGACAAATCAAACAGAAGAATTGTCAGAGTTAAGAGAAGGAAATGA